A single genomic interval of Deltaproteobacteria bacterium harbors:
- the mce gene encoding methylmalonyl-CoA epimerase, which translates to MALKAKGLDHVAIAVKDLDAAVALYRDVLGLELAEIEEVAEQQVRTAIFGHGMGRIELISPTAPDTGVAKFLEKRGEGLHHICVEVDDIDAAISALSERGAPMIDKTPKPGAGGAKVAFVHPKGLHGVLVELRQGSKK; encoded by the coding sequence ATGGCGCTCAAGGCCAAGGGCTTGGATCACGTGGCGATCGCGGTGAAGGACCTGGACGCCGCGGTGGCGCTCTACCGCGACGTGCTCGGGCTCGAGCTCGCGGAGATCGAGGAAGTGGCCGAGCAGCAGGTGCGAACGGCGATCTTCGGGCATGGCATGGGGCGCATCGAGCTCATCAGTCCCACGGCGCCGGACACGGGCGTGGCCAAGTTCCTCGAGAAGCGCGGCGAGGGGCTGCACCACATCTGCGTGGAGGTCGACGACATCGACGCGGCCATTTCGGCGCTCTCGGAGCGTGGCGCGCCGATGATCGACAAGACCCCCAAGCCCGGCGCCGGCGGCGCGAAGGTGGCGTTCGTGCATCCGAAGGGGCTGCACGGTGTGTTGGTCGAGCTGCGGCAGGGCTCGAAGAAGTAG
- the msrA gene encoding peptide-methionine (S)-S-oxide reductase MsrA has product MAQMRGAQAEGAAASEQIGNPALGKNPGHVGHGTPLTPTGKNQLAIFSQGCFWGVEERFRRVPGVVATAVGYTDGTTKNPSYEDVCSHTTGHAESVLVEFDPSKVSYEQLLAFFWESHDPTSGNRQGPDVGDQYRSAIFTFSDAQQKAALASRDAEQKKLDAPITTEIKPAQPFWIAEDYHQQWDEKHGARSCPVPHRPHRG; this is encoded by the coding sequence ATGGCCCAGATGCGCGGCGCGCAAGCCGAGGGCGCCGCAGCGAGCGAGCAGATCGGCAATCCCGCGCTCGGCAAGAACCCCGGGCACGTGGGCCACGGCACGCCGCTCACGCCCACGGGCAAGAACCAGCTCGCCATCTTCTCGCAGGGCTGCTTCTGGGGCGTCGAAGAGCGCTTCCGCCGCGTGCCGGGTGTCGTCGCGACCGCGGTCGGCTACACCGACGGCACCACCAAGAACCCCAGCTACGAGGACGTCTGCTCGCACACCACGGGACACGCGGAGTCGGTGCTCGTGGAGTTCGATCCGTCGAAGGTGAGCTACGAGCAGCTGCTCGCGTTCTTCTGGGAGTCGCACGACCCCACGAGCGGCAATCGGCAAGGACCGGATGTGGGCGATCAGTACCGCTCGGCGATCTTCACCTTCTCCGACGCGCAGCAGAAGGCCGCGCTCGCCTCGCGCGATGCCGAGCAGAAGAAGCTCGACGCGCCCATCACCACCGAGATCAAGCCCGCGCAGCCGTTCTGGATCGCCGAGGACTACCACCAGCAGTGGGACGAAAAGCACGGCGCCCGCTCGTGCCCCGTGCCGCACCGGCCGCACCGCGGCTAG
- a CDS encoding class II aldolase/adducin family protein, whose translation MAPAGQLPLPRLRQQVVQTSRRLHANGWVANHDGNVSVRLTGNRFLITCTAISKADVDDAALLVVDEKGNVLEGRKRPFSELDLHLGAYKARPDVQAVIHAHPPYATATGLVGLALDCPAMPEVVVSLGPQVPLALRALPKSDAAVKQVQELLHEHDALLLSGNGALTVGDDLSQALLRMELVEHVAKIFSVAKSMGPVRPLSPAELETLLAARTKAGLGPAGRAAKAKADGDKPKR comes from the coding sequence ATGGCCCCTGCTGGTCAGCTCCCGCTCCCGCGCCTGCGTCAGCAGGTCGTGCAGACGAGCCGAAGGCTCCACGCCAACGGCTGGGTCGCCAACCACGACGGCAACGTCTCGGTGCGACTCACGGGCAACCGCTTCCTCATCACCTGCACCGCCATCTCCAAGGCCGACGTGGACGACGCCGCGCTGCTCGTCGTCGACGAGAAGGGCAACGTGCTCGAGGGCCGCAAGCGTCCCTTCAGCGAGCTCGACCTGCACCTCGGCGCCTACAAGGCCCGGCCCGACGTGCAGGCGGTGATCCACGCGCACCCGCCCTATGCCACGGCCACAGGGCTGGTGGGCCTGGCGCTCGACTGTCCCGCGATGCCGGAAGTCGTCGTCTCGCTGGGTCCGCAGGTCCCGCTTGCCTTGCGAGCGCTGCCCAAGAGCGACGCCGCGGTCAAGCAGGTGCAGGAGCTGCTCCACGAGCACGACGCGCTCCTGCTCTCGGGCAACGGCGCGCTCACCGTGGGCGATGACTTGAGCCAGGCGCTCCTGCGCATGGAGCTGGTGGAGCACGTGGCCAAGATCTTCTCCGTGGCCAAGAGCATGGGCCCGGTGCGGCCGCTCTCGCCGGCGGAGCTCGAGACGCTGCTGGCCGCGCGGACCAAGGCGGGGCTGGGGCCGGCGGGCCGCGCGGCGAAGGCCAAGGCCGATGGCGACAAGCCCAAGCGCTGA
- the lysA gene encoding diaminopimelate decarboxylase gives MNHFRYRGRNLYADGVPLATIAREVGTPTYVYSAATLRRHFKAMDRAFANRKRLICYSVKANSNLAVLSLFAELGSGFDIVSGGELYRVLEAGGDPRKVVFSGVGKTPEEIALALRHRILCFNVESAGELEAIAAEASRRKLRAPISLRVNPDVDPRTHPYIATGLKESKFGIPMDEARKLYKASLKRKELELVGLDCHIGSQLTVLGPLREALRKLTSLFRELRTAGIPLRTLDVGGGLGIAYQGEAPPEPRAYAGAVLRELSGLDDVTLILEPGRVLVGNAGVLLTRVLYRKQNQAKRFLVVDAGMNDLVRPALYGAHHELLPVVRQKRATETVDVVGPVCESTDVLAKKRKLPALEPGELAILHSAGAYGMCMASNYNSRPRPAEVMVDGRRFQIVRARETYADLIRGERVSRRGSRR, from the coding sequence GTGAACCACTTCCGCTACCGCGGCCGGAACCTGTACGCCGACGGCGTGCCGCTCGCGACCATCGCGCGCGAGGTGGGGACGCCGACGTACGTGTACTCGGCCGCGACGCTGCGCCGGCACTTCAAGGCGATGGACCGCGCGTTCGCGAACCGCAAGCGGCTCATCTGCTACTCGGTGAAGGCGAACTCGAACCTCGCGGTGCTCTCGCTCTTCGCGGAGCTGGGCTCGGGCTTCGACATCGTCTCCGGCGGAGAGCTGTACCGCGTGCTCGAGGCGGGCGGCGATCCGCGGAAGGTCGTATTCTCGGGCGTGGGCAAGACGCCCGAGGAGATCGCGCTCGCGCTCCGTCACCGAATCCTCTGCTTCAACGTGGAGAGCGCCGGGGAGCTCGAGGCCATCGCCGCCGAAGCGAGCCGCCGCAAGCTGCGCGCGCCGATTTCTCTCCGCGTGAACCCCGACGTGGATCCGCGCACGCACCCGTACATCGCCACCGGGCTCAAGGAGAGCAAGTTCGGCATCCCGATGGACGAGGCGCGCAAGCTGTACAAGGCGTCGCTCAAGCGCAAAGAGCTGGAGCTGGTGGGTCTCGATTGTCACATCGGCTCGCAGCTCACCGTGCTCGGTCCGCTCCGCGAGGCGCTGCGCAAGCTCACCTCGCTGTTCCGCGAGCTGCGGACGGCGGGGATTCCGCTTCGGACCCTCGATGTCGGCGGCGGATTGGGCATCGCCTACCAGGGCGAGGCGCCGCCCGAGCCGCGCGCGTACGCGGGCGCGGTGCTCCGCGAGCTCTCCGGCCTCGACGACGTGACGCTCATCCTCGAGCCGGGTCGCGTGCTGGTAGGAAACGCCGGCGTGCTGCTCACGCGCGTGCTCTACCGCAAGCAGAACCAGGCCAAGCGGTTCCTGGTCGTGGACGCGGGGATGAACGATCTCGTCCGGCCGGCGTTATATGGCGCGCACCACGAGCTCCTGCCCGTGGTGCGCCAGAAGCGCGCGACGGAGACCGTCGACGTGGTGGGACCGGTGTGCGAGAGCACCGACGTCCTCGCCAAGAAGCGCAAGCTGCCCGCGCTCGAGCCCGGCGAGCTCGCGATTCTTCATTCGGCGGGCGCCTACGGCATGTGCATGGCGTCGAATTACAACTCGCGGCCCAGGCCGGCCGAGGTGATGGTCGACGGACGGCGATTCCAGATCGTCCGCGCGCGCGAGACCTACGCCGACCTCATTCGTGGAGAACGCGTGTCGCGGCGCGGCTCAAGGCGCTGA
- a CDS encoding TIGR04551 family protein: MIRAAVLAAAVFAAAPAFAQVDGGASAPLPTPTGTATTTSGNVDVEALRRDLLEQARKEADQRVAQAKEEMRSEVRAELATQSANRSWEEEWQEQKKKLDLLELDGYLRVRPVLFQNMDLGRGPDPSGDFLYPRPYINDNFVNSDGTPSYPSRTLVWADTRFRLEPTVNVSEDIRIRTQLDIFDDLILGSTPEIDTRYPTPFFSMNQLAPNNAINFKRAWAEVNTPVGLLSFGRMGSNWGLGMFTNDGNCLDCDYGDTVDRISFAARLGGFYIVPMFDMDGKGVLESKRYDAATITVPSSPASLVPGQKVDPDQADDVAGPLSGPVFTIAIAKRDTEKELQRKLDAGESSLNYGVYFSYRRQRFTWVNTVPILDATGQPITNPTTGVIETAPIAVATGASVYTPDLWGRFQTPRLRIEAEVAGVFGSIDNHNLSPTAPLAQQQSISMTQLGAVVQAEYKALENMHLHFYGEIGFASGDSAPGMGNTNILGTTPTVPGDIDGPQYNCASTVCSDSNINNFRFNRDYRVDLILWRELLGNVTDAIYFKPGVKYEIAEGFDVHLNVIYSRTIFAASAPGNDNNLGIEFDPGVEYRSDDGFTAAVNYGLLVPMAGLQNNNIPGATTPYSPGLANAIRGTLAVKF, translated from the coding sequence ATGATCCGAGCCGCCGTGCTTGCCGCTGCCGTGTTCGCCGCGGCGCCTGCCTTCGCCCAGGTCGACGGCGGCGCCAGTGCTCCGCTTCCCACGCCCACCGGCACCGCCACGACCACGAGCGGCAACGTCGACGTCGAGGCCCTGCGCCGCGACCTCCTCGAGCAGGCCCGCAAAGAGGCCGACCAGCGCGTGGCCCAGGCCAAAGAGGAAATGCGCAGCGAGGTCCGCGCGGAGCTCGCCACCCAGAGCGCCAATCGCAGCTGGGAAGAGGAGTGGCAGGAGCAGAAGAAGAAGCTCGACCTGCTCGAGCTCGACGGCTACCTGCGTGTGCGCCCGGTGCTCTTCCAGAACATGGACCTGGGCCGCGGCCCGGATCCCTCGGGCGACTTCCTCTACCCGCGGCCGTACATCAACGACAACTTCGTCAACAGCGATGGCACGCCGAGCTACCCCTCGCGCACGCTGGTCTGGGCCGACACGCGCTTCCGCCTCGAGCCCACGGTCAACGTGAGCGAGGACATCCGCATCCGCACCCAGCTCGACATCTTCGACGACCTCATCCTCGGCTCCACGCCGGAGATCGACACGCGCTACCCCACGCCGTTCTTCAGCATGAACCAGCTGGCGCCCAACAACGCCATCAACTTCAAGCGTGCCTGGGCCGAGGTGAACACGCCGGTGGGTCTGCTCTCGTTCGGCCGCATGGGCTCGAACTGGGGCCTGGGCATGTTCACCAACGACGGCAACTGCCTCGACTGCGACTACGGCGACACCGTGGACCGCATCTCCTTCGCGGCGCGGCTCGGCGGCTTCTACATCGTTCCCATGTTCGACATGGACGGGAAGGGCGTGCTCGAGTCGAAGCGCTACGACGCCGCGACGATCACCGTTCCTTCCTCGCCAGCGTCGCTTGTGCCCGGCCAGAAGGTGGATCCCGATCAGGCCGACGACGTGGCCGGCCCGCTGTCCGGCCCGGTCTTCACCATCGCCATCGCCAAGCGCGACACGGAGAAGGAGCTGCAGCGCAAGCTCGACGCGGGTGAGTCGAGCCTGAACTACGGCGTCTACTTCAGCTATCGGCGGCAGCGCTTCACCTGGGTGAACACGGTGCCCATCCTCGACGCCACCGGTCAGCCGATCACCAACCCCACCACGGGCGTCATCGAGACCGCGCCGATCGCGGTGGCCACGGGCGCGTCGGTGTACACGCCCGACCTCTGGGGCCGCTTCCAGACGCCGCGCCTGCGCATCGAGGCCGAGGTGGCCGGCGTGTTCGGCTCCATCGACAACCACAACCTGAGCCCCACGGCGCCGCTCGCGCAGCAGCAGAGCATCTCCATGACCCAGCTCGGCGCGGTGGTGCAGGCCGAGTACAAGGCGCTGGAGAACATGCACCTGCACTTCTACGGCGAGATCGGCTTCGCGTCGGGCGACTCGGCGCCGGGCATGGGCAACACCAACATCCTCGGCACCACGCCCACGGTCCCCGGCGACATCGACGGCCCGCAGTACAACTGCGCATCGACGGTGTGCAGCGACTCCAACATCAACAACTTCCGGTTCAACCGCGACTACCGCGTGGACCTGATCTTGTGGCGCGAGTTGCTCGGCAACGTCACCGACGCCATCTACTTCAAGCCCGGCGTGAAGTACGAGATCGCCGAGGGCTTCGACGTGCACCTGAACGTCATCTATTCGCGCACCATCTTCGCGGCGTCGGCGCCGGGCAACGACAACAACCTCGGCATCGAGTTCGACCCGGGCGTGGAGTACCGCTCCGACGACGGCTTCACCGCGGCCGTCAACTACGGCCTGCTGGTGCCCATGGCGGGCCTGCAGAACAACAACATCCCGGGCGCGACCACGCCGTACTCGCCGGGCCTGGCCAACGCCATCCGCGGCACGCTGGCGGTGAAGTTCTAG
- the mutM gene encoding bifunctional DNA-formamidopyrimidine glycosylase/DNA-(apurinic or apyrimidinic site) lyase, translated as MPELPEVEFAARHLRRWGVGHKLVRVEAEKSRIFRPAKPSDVERGLTGRVLERVDRKAKYLMLTFDHGQGALSHLGMTGKWVKRREGETERFSRLRLHLEDGSVLHYADMRLFGVFKLEPADKLRELPAVAALGRDPVADGLDAKTLGELLAKTKRPIKLALMDQSLVCGLGNIHVAEALYRAKISPKKRANALSKAELGALTKGIHATIALALKVEDEAAGDGDITYVEEGGPNPFLIYGRKGEKCRRCRSTISSFVQGGRTTYFCPGCQKR; from the coding sequence ATGCCCGAGCTGCCGGAAGTCGAGTTTGCCGCGCGGCACCTGCGCCGCTGGGGCGTGGGCCACAAGCTGGTGCGCGTGGAGGCGGAGAAGTCGCGCATCTTTCGGCCCGCGAAGCCCAGCGATGTCGAGCGTGGGCTCACCGGCCGCGTGCTGGAGCGCGTGGATCGCAAGGCGAAGTACTTGATGCTCACGTTCGATCACGGCCAGGGCGCGCTCTCGCACCTGGGCATGACCGGCAAGTGGGTGAAGCGTCGCGAAGGGGAGACGGAGCGGTTCTCGCGGCTGCGGCTGCACCTCGAGGATGGCTCGGTGCTGCACTACGCGGACATGCGGCTCTTCGGCGTGTTCAAGCTCGAGCCCGCCGACAAGCTCCGCGAGCTCCCCGCCGTGGCCGCGCTCGGTCGCGATCCGGTGGCCGATGGGCTCGACGCGAAGACGCTCGGGGAATTGCTCGCGAAGACGAAGCGGCCCATCAAGCTCGCGTTGATGGACCAGTCGCTGGTGTGCGGGCTCGGGAACATCCACGTGGCCGAGGCGCTCTACCGCGCGAAGATCAGTCCCAAGAAGCGCGCGAACGCGCTGAGCAAGGCGGAGCTTGGCGCGCTCACCAAGGGAATCCACGCGACGATCGCGCTTGCGTTGAAGGTCGAAGACGAAGCCGCGGGCGACGGCGACATCACCTACGTCGAAGAGGGCGGACCGAATCCGTTTCTCATCTACGGCCGCAAGGGCGAGAAGTGCCGTCGCTGCCGCTCGACGATTTCGTCCTTCGTCCAGGGCGGTCGCACGACGTACTTCTGTCCGGGCTGCCAGAAGCGCTAG
- a CDS encoding thioredoxin domain-containing protein → MSKALAIGLILAASQRAPPPSVLRFSPRPNHAAEIQWRAFGPAAFEEAKAAHKPLFLNLAAVWCHWCHVFDETTLSDPKVVAILNASFVPMRVDADQNPEVERRYLLGGWPSNAFLDEQGAVLGGGTYIPPPRFLQMAQRVVEGYAGDRAKLRAELGDSHPPPQSELSPAELGPAVATSVAHEIRRAVDHEHGGFGGAPKFPQGSALALLAYVARTRGDAGAMDDCKLALDRMAQGEIFDPVEGGFFRYATRADWGAPHYEKMLATNAELLMAYSEAYAASHDESLRGPASSIVSYLVTHLWDDGAGGFYASQDADETYYKLDAAGRAKLKAPFIDRTFLADRMGFAARALIRAAAVFGEPDFARYAKRTEDLVLTRMRASDGLVQHALAATPNAKATGGGIGDQAQTALALLDLAGYMGDSKYLRAAGGVLGAAQRVLANQAGPGFFDAPTNPKAAGLTATRLQPMEENALLAWALIRLGELDGDEALIARGRETLGAFAGNAHGLAAAEFARVVDELSGQALRVLVVGPAKSEATRALLAAAIAFDDPRREVRLLEAGPHGAKLGGLEFPAGAPAVYACAGTVCSRPIRDASALEAELRAFVEAHLK, encoded by the coding sequence GTGTCAAAGGCGCTCGCCATCGGGCTGATCCTCGCCGCGTCGCAACGCGCGCCGCCGCCGTCGGTGCTGCGCTTCTCGCCGCGGCCGAACCACGCCGCAGAGATCCAGTGGCGCGCGTTCGGGCCGGCCGCGTTCGAGGAAGCCAAGGCCGCGCACAAGCCGCTGTTTCTCAACCTCGCCGCGGTGTGGTGCCACTGGTGCCACGTCTTCGACGAGACCACGCTCTCGGATCCGAAGGTCGTGGCGATCTTGAACGCGTCGTTCGTGCCCATGCGCGTCGACGCCGATCAGAATCCCGAGGTCGAGCGGCGGTACCTGCTCGGCGGCTGGCCGTCGAACGCGTTCCTCGACGAGCAGGGCGCGGTGCTCGGCGGCGGCACGTACATTCCACCGCCGCGCTTTCTCCAGATGGCGCAGAGGGTGGTCGAAGGCTACGCCGGCGATCGCGCGAAGCTGCGGGCCGAGCTCGGCGATTCGCACCCGCCGCCGCAGAGCGAGCTCTCGCCCGCGGAGCTTGGACCAGCGGTGGCGACCAGCGTGGCGCACGAGATCCGTCGCGCGGTGGATCACGAGCACGGCGGCTTCGGCGGCGCGCCCAAGTTTCCGCAGGGCAGCGCGCTGGCGCTTCTGGCGTACGTGGCACGCACGCGCGGTGACGCTGGCGCGATGGACGACTGCAAGCTCGCACTGGATCGCATGGCGCAAGGCGAGATCTTCGATCCCGTGGAGGGCGGCTTCTTCCGCTACGCCACGCGCGCCGACTGGGGCGCGCCGCACTACGAGAAGATGCTCGCCACGAACGCCGAGCTGCTCATGGCGTATTCAGAAGCGTATGCGGCGTCGCATGATGAGAGCTTGCGCGGGCCGGCGAGCAGCATCGTGAGCTACCTCGTCACGCACCTGTGGGACGACGGCGCGGGCGGCTTCTACGCCAGCCAGGACGCCGACGAGACCTACTACAAGCTCGATGCGGCCGGCCGCGCCAAGCTCAAGGCACCCTTCATCGATCGCACGTTCCTCGCGGATCGCATGGGATTCGCGGCGCGCGCGCTGATTCGAGCGGCGGCCGTGTTCGGCGAGCCGGACTTCGCGCGGTACGCCAAGCGGACCGAAGACCTGGTGCTCACGCGGATGCGCGCGTCGGATGGGCTGGTGCAGCACGCGCTCGCGGCGACGCCGAACGCGAAGGCCACGGGCGGCGGCATCGGCGACCAGGCCCAGACCGCGCTCGCGCTGCTGGATCTCGCGGGCTACATGGGCGATTCGAAGTACCTGCGCGCAGCGGGCGGAGTGCTTGGCGCGGCCCAGCGCGTGCTCGCGAACCAGGCGGGTCCGGGCTTCTTCGACGCGCCCACGAACCCGAAGGCTGCCGGCCTCACCGCGACGCGCCTGCAGCCGATGGAAGAGAACGCGCTGCTCGCGTGGGCCTTGATTCGCTTGGGCGAGCTCGACGGCGATGAGGCGCTCATTGCGCGCGGTCGCGAGACGCTCGGCGCCTTCGCTGGAAATGCGCACGGCCTGGCGGCGGCCGAGTTCGCGCGCGTCGTGGATGAGCTGTCGGGGCAAGCGCTGCGCGTGCTGGTGGTCGGGCCGGCGAAGAGCGAGGCCACGCGGGCGCTGCTCGCGGCGGCGATCGCCTTCGACGATCCGCGGCGCGAGGTGCGGCTGCTCGAGGCCGGTCCTCACGGCGCCAAGCTGGGCGGGCTCGAGTTCCCCGCGGGCGCGCCGGCGGTGTACGCGTGCGCGGGCACGGTCTGCTCGCGGCCCATTCGCGACGCGAGCGCGCTCGAGGCCGAGCTGCGCGCCTTTGTTGAAGCGCACTTGAAGTAG
- a CDS encoding MFS transporter: protein MATSPSAEKPGKLSRTVVGLGWVSLLTDASSELIFPLLPMFLTDVLHAQATFVGLIEGMAEATSSAVKYFSGRWADRRAHAKPLVLWGYGLSTFMRPLIALAMAPWQVLAVRMVDRVGKGLRSSPRDAMIAEATDAELRGKAYGFHQAMDNAGSVIGTLLGAGLLALSLDLRTVFWLAGIPGVLALATLVFVPEVQRAPREGAKAVAHGSVKMPPALWRYLAVFFVFCAANSSDAFLILKVREVGASRALAPLLWMVLNGVKAGFGTWGGALSDKLGRLRVLAAGWLLYGVMYAVIGHMKSVLAVFIAVAVYGLYGAFAEGADRALVADLAPTSARGRAFGLFNAVNGLGLLAAGLIFGHIWDTHGSTLAFSIAGAQAVVAAGLLVIVRPPRVERADAAG from the coding sequence ATGGCGACAAGCCCAAGCGCTGAGAAGCCGGGCAAGCTCAGCCGGACCGTCGTCGGGCTGGGCTGGGTGTCGCTGCTCACCGACGCCAGCAGCGAGCTCATCTTCCCGCTGCTGCCGATGTTCCTCACCGACGTGCTCCACGCCCAGGCCACGTTCGTGGGCCTGATCGAGGGCATGGCCGAGGCGACGTCGAGCGCGGTGAAGTACTTCTCCGGCCGCTGGGCGGATCGCCGTGCGCACGCCAAGCCGCTGGTGCTCTGGGGCTACGGGCTCTCCACGTTCATGCGCCCGCTGATCGCGCTGGCCATGGCGCCGTGGCAGGTGCTCGCGGTGCGCATGGTGGATCGCGTGGGCAAGGGCCTGCGCTCCTCGCCGCGCGACGCGATGATCGCCGAGGCCACCGACGCCGAGCTCCGCGGCAAGGCCTACGGCTTCCACCAGGCCATGGACAACGCGGGGAGCGTCATCGGGACGCTGCTCGGCGCCGGCTTGCTCGCGCTCTCGCTCGACCTGCGGACGGTGTTCTGGCTCGCGGGGATTCCGGGCGTGCTCGCCCTGGCGACGCTGGTGTTCGTGCCCGAGGTGCAGCGCGCGCCGCGCGAGGGGGCGAAGGCGGTGGCGCACGGCTCGGTGAAGATGCCGCCGGCGCTCTGGCGATACCTCGCGGTGTTCTTCGTGTTCTGCGCGGCGAACTCCAGCGACGCCTTTCTCATTCTCAAGGTGCGAGAGGTGGGCGCGTCGCGGGCGCTGGCGCCGCTGTTGTGGATGGTGCTCAACGGCGTGAAGGCCGGCTTTGGCACCTGGGGCGGCGCGCTCAGCGACAAGCTCGGGCGGCTGCGCGTGCTGGCGGCCGGCTGGCTGCTCTACGGCGTGATGTACGCGGTCATCGGGCACATGAAGTCGGTGCTCGCGGTCTTCATCGCGGTGGCGGTGTACGGGCTCTACGGCGCTTTCGCCGAGGGCGCCGATCGCGCCCTCGTGGCGGACCTCGCGCCCACCTCGGCCCGCGGACGCGCCTTCGGGCTCTTCAACGCCGTGAACGGGCTGGGCTTGCTCGCCGCCGGCCTCATCTTCGGGCACATCTGGGACACCCACGGCAGCACGCTGGCCTTCTCCATCGCGGGCGCGCAGGCGGTGGTGGCGGCGGGTTTGCTGGTGATCGTCCGGCCACCTCGCGTTGAGCGCGCGGACGCTGCGGGTTAG